From one Plasmodium coatneyi strain Hackeri chromosome 9, complete sequence genomic stretch:
- a CDS encoding Phosphatidylinositol transfer protein — MKLIEFRLTMPLSVEEYNICQKYLLARVTQEDTYNTMHGEGRNKRRDVRKIVLFKKGTLDGEHGEAVDYTFKRMNVVNKIPKWLQNFVHPNYCLIDETYWNSTPNLKIVYEAKGFPKARVQVDSTHHLGHNTEENPFNIPEELLTQRKIILIDIVNDELAAGDYKAEEDPTLFYSEKAKRGKLEENWIENSKVIITCYKLFTIDIPYFGILCSKLEDWIVTLIKNNLLKYHRKALCWIDEWYNLTEERIYMFEEEMQQRLENFWKEVGLDVENDSTLAVQFMAKQQTRSAFEKYLEEKNSEDKSAKEGKGGLRKEGGSKVVGGSKEEGKKRNRSEGKRKEKKESGGEEVKEGSMEEGSKKSTKSQEKKKKKKSKKKGDEVKEHEVKEEVMEVVEKEAFAEVESEAQKNITLGAPGDVKIRRRVLREVHKMDEDILIIEDDILITEEEEEECMFQNGHTVPYNDADAILRSFNVLNNAMEENQMVDHFAQNVENIYNYRTDMRRNDSDTSLSFFYVIAVLSFFLFSAFMCACTFVYYEYWNHSCFHQGNVYKFSMNAPGSINSVTSFLDVQRKQNPQEEFRREEFYTNLYNTLYKVNNSTLNFASNSLNAQLQSEILNNFNEMFSAKSVKKYAQYMDNS; from the exons ATGAAGTTAATCGAGTTTAGATTGACTATGCCTTTGAGCGTGGAGGAGTACAATATCTGCCAGAAATATCTACTGGCAAGAGTGACACAGGAGGATACGTACAATACCATGCACggagagggaaggaataaaagaagggatgtaagaaaaatagtattatttaaaaaaggcacaTTGGATGGTGAACATGGGGAAGCAGTAGATTACACatttaaaagaatgaatgttGTGAATAAAATCCCAAAATggttacaaaattttgtgcaCCCAAACTATTGCCTTATAGATGAAACGTATTGGAATAGTACCCCTAATTTAAAGATTGTATACGAAGCAAAGGGGTTCCCAAAAGCACGAGTACAGGTAGATTCAACGCATCATCTAGGTCATAACACAGAGGAAAATCCTTTTAACATTCCAGAGGAATTATTGacacagagaaaaattaTCCTCATCGATATAGTAAATGATGAACTGGCTGCGGGGGATTACAAAGCTGAAGAAGATCCAACCCTTTTCTACagtgaaaaggcaaaaagaggaaaactaGAAGAAAATTGGATTGAAAATAGCAAAGTCATTATAACATGTTATAAATTGTTTACTATTGATATCCCTTACTTTGGTATTTTGTGTTCTAAATTAGAAGATTGGATCGTTACTCTAATTAAAAACAACTTGTTGAAATATCATCGTAAGGCACTATGCTGGATTGATGAATGGTATAATTTAACCGAAGAACGGATCTATATgttcgaagaagaaatgcaaCAAaggttggaaaatttttggaagGAAGTTGGACTCGATGTAGAAAACGATTCAACCCTGGCTGTACAGTTTATGGCCAAACAACAAACTCGTAGtgcatttgaaaaatat ttagaagaaaaaaactcgGAGGACAAATCAgcgaaggaagggaaaggtggtttaaggaaggaaggagggtcgaaggtggtaggtgggtctaaggaggaaggaaaaaaaagaaacaggagtgaaggaaaaaggaaagaaaaaaaggaaagtggaggcgaagaagtaaaggaagggtctatggaggaaggaagtaagaaGAGCACCAAGTCgcaagagaagaagaagaaaaagaagagtaaaaaaaaaggggatgaaGTGAAGGAGCatgaagtaaaggaagaagtgatgGAAGTCGTCGAAAAGGAAGCTTTCGCGGAGGTTGAAAGTGAagcacagaaaaatataacgcTCGGTGCACCTGGTGATGTCAAAATTAGAAGGCGAGTTTTGAGGGAAGTGCATAAAATGGACGAAGATATTCTCATAATAGAGGATGATATTCTCAtaacggaggaggaggaggaggagtgCATGTTCCAGAACGGACACACAGTGCCATATAACGATGCGGACGCCATTTTGCGCTCGTTTAACGTTCTTAACAATGCCATGGAAGAAAACCAAATGGTGGACCATTTCGCACAGAacgtggaaaatatatacaattacAGAACGGACATGAGGCGCAATGATAGTGACAcgtccctttcctttttttatgtcatcGCCGTGCTATCCTTT TTCCTCTTCTCTGCTttcatgtgtgcatgtacatTCGTGTACTATGAGTACTGGAATCACTCCTGCTTCCACCAAGGCAATGTGTACAAGTTTTCTATGAACGCCCCAGGGAGCATTAATTCAGTGACGTCCTTTCTAGATGTCCAGAGGAAACAAAATCCACAAGAGGAGTTTCGCCGAGAGGAGTTTTACACGAACCTTTACAATACCCTTTACAAGGTGAACAACTCTACCCTGAACTTCGCATCGAACTCCCTCAATGCACAGCTCCAAAGCGAAATTTTGAACAACTTCAATGAAATGTTTTCTGCCAAGAGTGTGAAGAAGTATGCTCAATATATGGACAACTCATAA
- a CDS encoding Blood stage membrane protein has product MHEWELENTGDDGVRVLDPTSDDLELGGTTGPPGAGELLELEGDGEGEKDDEEKPEVKEEVKEEVKEEVKEEVKEEVKEEVKEEVKEEVKEEVKEEVKEEVKEEVKEEVKEEVKQEVKEEVKEEVKEEVKEEVKEEVKEEVKEEVKEEVKEEVKEEVKEQVKQEVKEEVKEEVKEEVKEEVKEEVKEEVKEEVKEEVKEEVKEEVKEEVKEEVKEEVKEEVKEEVKEEVKEEVKEEVKEEVKEEVKEEVKQEVKEEVKEEVKEEVKEEVKEEVKEEVKEEVKEEIKEEVKEEVKEEVKEEVKEEVKEEVKEEVKEEIKEEVKEEVKEEVKEEVKEEVKEEVKEEVKEEVKEEVKEEVKEEVKEEVKEEVKEEVKEEVKEEVKEEVKEEVKEEVKEEVKEEVKEEVKEEEEVKEEVKEEVKEEVKEEVKEEVKEEVKEEVKEEVKEEVKEEVKEEVKKELKSGLKAKWKKWKKNKKQTKEEVKEEVKEEVKEEVKEEVKEEVKEQIKEEVKEEVKEEVKEEVKEEVKEEVKEEVKEEVKKELKSGISAKWKKWKKNKKQTKEEVKEEVKEEDKEEVKEEEEEEEEEEDVKEEVKEEVKEEVKEEVKEEVKEEVKEEVKEEVKEQIKEEVKEEVKEEVKEEVKEEVKEEVKKELKSGISAKWKKWKKNKKQTKEEVKEEVKEEVKEEVKEEVKEEVKEEVKEEVKEEVKEEVKEEVKEEVKEEVKEEVKEEVKEEVKEEVKEEVKEEVKEEVKEEVKEEVKEEVKEEVKEEVKEEVKEEVKEEVKEEVKEEVKEEVKEEVKEEVKEEVKEELKEEVKEEVKEEIKEEVKEEVKEEVKEEVKEEVKKELKSGISAKWKKWKKNKKQTKEEVKEEVKEEVKEEVKEEVKEEVKEEVKEEVKEEVKEEVKEEVKEEVKEEVKEEVKEEVKEEVKEEVKEEVKEEVKEEVKEEVKEELKEEVKEEVKEEIKEEVKEEVKEEVKEEVKEEVKKELKSGISAKWKKWKKNKKQTKEEVKEEVKEEVKEEVKEEIKEEVKEEVKEEVKEEVKEEVKEEVKEEVKEEVKEEVKEEVKEEVKEEVKEEVKEEVKEEVKEEVKEEVKKEEEVKEEVKEVVKEEKEEKEEEKEEEEEEEKEKEKLTDDEGDKTPGFPLKPEDFAKGPLLITEESPFQEGLEDDWEGLRDKLNEAREKWVKQNNEDWENWLRTVENKYSGHNKGPAKKEDTPSLRKEDCKDGKWKKWFNTKAKSTGGDSQSKGSSKGSSSKK; this is encoded by the exons ATG CACGAGTGGGAATTAGAAAATACTGGGGATGATGGTGTGAGGGTGTTGGATCCTACAAGCGACGATTTGGAGTTAGGAGGAACTACGGGACCTCCCGGGGCAGGAGAATTATTAGAATTAGAAGGAGacggggaaggggaaaaagatgACGAGGAAAAGccagaagtaaaagaagaagtaaaagaagaagtcaaggaagaagtaaaggaagaagtaaaagaagaggtaaaagaagaagtaaaagaagaggtaaaagaagaagtaaaagaagaagtaaaggaagaagtcaaggaagaagtaaaagaagaagtaaaagaagaagtaaaagaagaagtcaagcaagaagtaaaagaagaagtaaaggaagaagtaaaagaagaagtaaaagaagaagtaaaggaagaagtcaaggaagaagtaaaagaagaagtaaaggaagaagtcaaggaagaagtaaaagaagaagtaaaagaacaAGTCAAgcaagaagtaaaagaagaagtaaaagaagaagtaaaagaagaagtaaaagaagaagtaaaagaagaagtaaaagaagaagtaaaagaagaggtaaaagaagaagtaaaagaagaagtaaaagaagaagtaaaggaagaagtaaaggaagaagtaaaggaagaagtaaaggaagaagtaaaagaagaagtaaaagaagaagtcaaggaagaagtaaaagaagaagtaaaggaagaagtaaaagaagaagtaaaagaagaagtcaagcaagaagtaaaagaagaggtaaaggaagaagttaaggaagaagtaaaagaagaggtaaaggaagaagttaaggaagaagtaaaggaggaagtaaaggaagaaataaaagaagaagtaaaggaagaagttaaggaagaagtaaaagaagaggtaaaggaagaagttaaggaagaagtaaaggaggaagtaaaggaagaaataaaagaagaagttaaagaagaagtaaaagaagaagtcaaggaagaagtaaaagaagaggtaaaggaagaagttaaggaagaagtaaaagaagaggtaaaggaagaagtcaaggaagaagtcaaggaagaagtaaaagaagaagtcaaggaagaagtaaaagaagaagtaaaagaagaagtcaaggaagaagtaaaagaagaagtcaaggaagaagtaaaagaagaagtaaaagaagaagtcaaggaagaagtaaaagaagaagtaaaagaagaa gaagaagtaaaagaagaagtaaaagaagaagtaaaagaagaagtaaaagaagaagtaaaagaagaagtaaaagaagaagtaaaggaagaagtaaaagaagaagtaaaggaagaagtaaaagaagaggtaaaggaagaagttaaaaaagaactaaAAAGCGGACTAAAAgcgaagtggaagaaatggaagaaaaataagaaacaaacaaaggaggaagtaaaggaagaagtaaaggaagaagttaaggaagaagtaaaagaagaggtaaaggaagaagttaaggaacaaataaaagaagaggtaaaggaagaagtaaaggaagaagtaaaggaagaagtaaaagaagaagtaaaggaagaagtaaaggaagaagtaaaagaagaagttaaaaaagaactaaAAAGCGGAATAAGtgcgaaatggaagaaatggaagaaaaataagaaacaaacaaaggaggaagtaaaggaagaagtaaaagaagaagacaaggaagaagtaaaagaagaagaagaagaagaagaagaagaggaagatgtaaaagaagaagtaaaggaagaagtaaaagaagaagtaaaggaagaagtaaaagaagaggtaaaggaagaagtaaaagaagaggtaaaggaagaagttaaggaacaaataaaagaagaggtaaaggaagaagtaaaggaagaagtaaaagaagaagtaaaggaagaagtaaaagaagaagttaaaaaagaactaaAAAGCGGAATAAGtgcgaaatggaagaaatggaagaaaaataagaaacaaacaaaggaggaagtaaaggaagaagtaaaagaagaagtaaaggaagaagtcaaggaagaagtaaaagaagaagtaaaggaagaagtaaaagaagaagtaaaggaagaagtcaaggaagaagtaaaagaagaagtaaaggaagaagtcaaggaagaagtaaaagaagaagtaaaggaagaagtcaaggaagaagtaaaagaagaagtaaaggaagaagtcaaggaagaagtaaaagaagaagtaaaagaagaagtcaaggaagaagtaaaggaagaagtaaaagaagaagtcaaggaagaagtaaaagaagaagtcaaggaagaagtaaaagaagaggtaaaggaagaagttaaggaagaagtaaaagaagaggtaaaggaagaagttaaggaagaagtaaaagaagaggtaaaggaagaacttaaggaagaagtaaaggaggaagtaaaggaagaaataaaagaagaagtaaaggaagaagtaaaagaagaagttaaggaagaagtaaaagaagaagttaaaaaagaactaaAAAGCGGAATAAGtgcgaaatggaagaaatggaagaaaaataagaaacaaacaaaggaggaagtaaaggaagaagtaaaagaagaagtaaaggaagaagtcaaggaagaagtaaaagaagaagtaaaagaagaagtcaaggaagaagtaaaagaagaagtaaaagaagaagtcaaggaagaagtaaaggaagaagtaaaagaagaagtcaaggaagaagtaaaagaagaggtaaaggaagaagttaaggaagaagtaaaagaagaggtaaaggaagaagttaaggaagaagtaaaagaagaggtaaaggaagaacttaaggaagaagtaaaggaggaagtaaaggaagaaataaaagaagaagtaaaggaagaagtaaaagaagaagttaaggaagaagtaaaagaagaagttaaaaaagaactaaAAAGCGGAATAAGtgcgaaatggaagaaatggaagaaaaataagaaacaaacaaaggaggaagtaaaggaagaagtaaaggaagaagtaaaggaagaagtaaaagaagaaatcaaggaagaagtaaaagaagaggtaaaggaagaagtaaaagaagaagtcaaggaagaagtaaaagaagaagtaaaagaagaagtcaaggaagaagtaaaagaagaagtaaaagaagaagtcaaggaagaagtaaaggaagaagtaaaagaagaagtcaaggaagaagtaaaagaagaagtcaaggaagaagtaaaagaagaagttaagaaagaa gaggaagtaaaagaagaagtaaaggaagtagtaaaagaagaaaaggaggagaaagaagaagaaaaggaagaggaggaggaggaggagaaggagaaagaaaaattaacggATGATGAAGGAGACAAAACCCCAGGGTTTCCTTTAAAACCTGAAGATTTTGCAAAAGGACCATTACTAATTACAGAGGAGAGCCCATTCCAGGAAGGCTTAGAAGATGATTGGGAAGGATTGAGGGATAAATTAAATGAGGCAAGAGAAAAATGGGTGAAGCAGAATAATGAAGATTGGGAGAACTGGTTGCGCACAGTAGAGAATAAATATTCGGGACATAATAAAGGCCcagcaaaaaaggaagacacTCCATCATTGAGAAAAGAAGATTGTAAGGACggtaaatggaaaaaatggtttaACACGAAAGCAAAATCCACAGGTGGTGATTCACAGTCGAAAGGTTCTTCAAAGGGCTCATCTTCGAAGAAATAG